ACGCCTCCTAATCAGAGCCGTTCAGGATTAAATTTTGGGAATTACATACTTAGCTAGCCGATAATGTGGCTAGCTAAGTTCTGGTTAAATTAAACCAAATCTTTCTGAGTTCTTGGCCCTCGGTTCTGTATCCAATATACAGAATTTATATATTTTCTGAGCCGTTCAGTAAACTTTCGGGTATCTACCAGATAGTTAGGATATGCAGTTTTCAAACTTTTAACATCATCAATACCTACTAATAATGCATTATTATTGGGATCGTTTTCTTCTTGGCCATAACGCTCAATTGCAGTTTTTTCATCATCTTTTGAATATAGTTCGATAGCAACTCTTCCTTTAATACCATCAATAATTAATAAAGCATATCCGTTATTAAATGCTTTAATACTAATATCTTTATTAGAAAAAACAGCATTAAATGATGCCAATTTATTATAAGCATTTAATGAGGTATCTAATTTGTTTAGTGTCTCTTTATAAATAGCTTTTTGAATATTACTTAAATGAATAAATCCGTCTTCTTCTGCTAAAAATTCACTCATTATAAAAAAGAATTCGCTCCACCCCTTTGAGGTAGCAACCGGATTCGTTTTTATTGTTTGTTTTTCACATAGATCAACTACTTCTACAGTAGTTGCCCAAAGGTGTTGAAGTTTTGTTCTTAGTTGTACTTCAATAAAGAAACCTTTCCAATCATGAGATTCTTTCTTGCTATAACATTTATATATTCTATGGATTCCTCGGTATCCCGTTTGTTTTGGGGATTCAATATAATCTTTTGTCCTAACTGTTTCATGGATAGTACGGCTTTCACTTAATGACCGATTCAATTCTATTAGTTCTTTTTTATTATTAACTATTACTCTACATCCACCAATATCTTGCATTCTTTTAAGATTAATAGAATTTGTTGAATTTCCATCTAATGTCGCACGTTGAAGCTTATGAATTATTGTTGGTAATCGTTTTAACCTTCTGGCAATAGTTGCGTCTGGAGTTACTTTTCTGGCATGTTTCCATACTAAGTTTTTAATAATCATAAGTGGATATAGATGGGCTGCGCGATAGTTTCTAATAACCTCAATAGCCCAGTCAGTATCTCCTGATGATTTTCTAAGTATTTCCCCAGACTTTTCCACCTGACCCTTTGAAAAGATAAGCTTTATTTTTCCACTTTGATATTGCTCATTTCCCATTCGCGTGTTCACTTTGTATTCAATTATTGACCACATGCGATATTACCTTTTTTTCAAAATAATTACAGTTCAAATTCAATTTACTGTTTAAATATACAGCAAATCAATCAAAACTACAACTTAAAGTTGTTTTCACTGTAAATCTCTATACAAAGAAATGAAACATAACTAGCCAATTAAAAGAACTTTACTATCCATTCTACTTATTTATAATGGCAGCCAATTTACTTTGCAATGGATTGGGTGCTATGGATACTTTAAACCTAGAGGGTTTCTTTGAAAAATTCCCCACAGAGGAGGCTGCCCGCCTATATTTTGAGCATCAGCGTTGGGGGGATAATAAGACTTGTCCTTATTGTGGTAGTCATTTTATATATGAGTGTAATAACCACAAACCCATGCCATACCGCTGCAAAGACTGCCGTAAACACTTCAGTGTAAGAACCAAATCCGTACTAGCCGAATCCAGATTACCACTTAGAAAATGGCTCTTGGCTATTTATCTTCTTGGTACATCCCGCAAAGGCATATCTTCTGTTCACTTAGCCAAACAACTTGGCATTACCCAAAAATCTGCTTGGTATTTAACCCATCGCTTAAGACAAACATGGTTGTCTGTTGCTGACAGAAATGACGATGATGATAATAACAACAGCATGTTAGATGGTGATGTGGAAGTAGACGAAACTTTCATTGGCGGTAAAGAAAAGAATAAACACAGCAATAAGAAACTAAGGTGTGGCCGTGGTGCTGCGGGCAAAATGGTGGTTATTGGGGCCAAGCAGCGCAACGGCAATGTGGTTGCCAAACATGTGCTAAATACTAATGCCAAAACTCTAAAGAGCTTTATAAGCGATAATATAGCCTATGGCGCAACCGTCCATACAGACAACTTTCCAGGCTATAATGGATTAAAGGGCTATAGCCACTACGTTGTTAATCACTCTGGTGGTGAGTACGTAAGAGACAATGCACATACTAACAGCATAGAGAGCTTTTGGGCTGTACTGAAGCGTGGATACAAAGGTGTTTATCACTATATGAGTACCAAGCATCTACAACGTTATGTTAATGAGTTCGTATTCAGGCATAATACTGCCTCTTTGGGTACAATAGATTTCATCAACACCGTAATTTCAAGAATGCTGGGCAAACGGTTAACATATAAGGAGCTAATCAGTGGCTAAAGATAGAATCATAGAACCTATCAATGATAGCTTCGAAAACATCGTTGCCAGCCTGTTTAAGGCTCCTGTTCCTAGCAAACGTCTTCCAAAAGCAGCTAAACACTGCAATCTACAAGAGATGTTCGGACTAGATATTGATTGCTATGTGCTGAATGATGAAGCTGAAACTGTTGTTGTTAGCCAAAAAGGCATTGGCATAATATTAGGGTTTGAAGATTATTCCAACAATATTGATACCCTGTTTGCGTATGAACCCGAATTCCTCAAAGATCTTCAATCACCAATTACCTTCAAATCTGATACAGAAACACTAAAAGGCTATGATGCATCGCTCTTAATTGATGCTTGTATTCTGGTCATGGAAGAGAATAAAGAGTCTTTTAGCGGTAGAAACAACACTCAAAAACCCGCACTACAAATCATTCAAAAGACTGCTAAAACCGGCATCAATAACTTTATATATCAATTAGCTAGAATTGCTTCAGATTGAGATACTTTATTCTCACCAGAGCTGTAATGTGCTGTTTTGTATAAATCAATAAACATAATAGGATGCTCAGAGGACTTGTTTTCTTCAGTATCAACTAGTTGCATATCATATCTTGCGTAGAAGGATATAGCATTTTGCTTTGCATCTGTTATCAGAAACCTACAGCCTACTTTAGGCATGATGGCATCTTTAACTAGGTATAATGCATATTCTAAAAGCAAAGAACCAATTCCTTGCCCCCTATATCTGGAGTCGACAGCCAATCTAGCAATTTTAATTGCAGGGTATGGAGTATAACGTTTCGCTCTTTCACATTCGCCAAAATCATAATCAATATCGATCTCACTACAAGTTAATGTAATATAACCAATTATTGAATAAGGGAATGTTATAGGTTCTTTGTTTTTGTCTGTCCGCTCGTTATCATCAATAACGACATAGGTCTGAGCGATGAAGTTATTTTTAAAATCTATAGAGTCTTGCTGAAGAAATGTTTTGAGTGGTTGATATTGAGCATCACCTGTTTTGAAGGTAGAACATCTGTGAATATCTGAAATAGGAATGATTACTAATTCAGGATCAGATTGTACATTCGCATCCATTTATACAACCTGAACCCTATTTTTGATTGTTAAGAAATTTATCCATTTTTTCTTGTGTTTGGCGACCACGCGCTATAGCTGCTTTAACCTTATCACTAGGTTTAGTGGTGTCCATTTGCTTTATAAATTGCTTAGCATCTTCACCAGAAAGAATGGTGCGCCCAAAAGGACTACTGACTATTGCCATGATGCCTTCCTCATAATATATAAGTACAAATCAATATCAACCTGTTGATACTTATGGTTTTTTAACAACTTAAACCAATCAACATTAGGTTTATTATACAAGCTTAACTGTAAACTACAAGTTTACAGACCCTAATATTATGGTTAAATATTATCAATATTGGCTAGATACATATCGTAAAACAGCACAAACACATATAACTTACTACTTTTAGTTGTTGTTTAAAAGTTATTACAACTTCAGATTTACTTCATAGAGGCTAATTAATTAAAAGTACAATTTTTGTAACTACTATAGAGCTTAAATCCTGCACGGCTAGTAAATAATATTTCCGGCTAGTTAAGTATATACCCCCCTAAATTTTTTATCCTCTCATTCTTATGAATGAGAGGATGATTTAATTCAGATGCTATACTCATATTTAATGGATAGATGTCACTTCACAGCGTTAAAACAATCAGAATAGAAAAGTAATTTCATATAAAAACCAATGGGGCGCTGGTGCTTTAATACATATACATTGCACTTTCATCCAATGTGGGGGTCTATATGTTCTCTTTTCGTGTTTTTTTGATTGTAATTTCCTTTATTTCAATAACTGCTTGCACAACTCAGAAGGCATTACAGGAGACGGGGAAGGAAATTGATAATGGCAATTATGGCGTTGCCACTTGGTATACTCTAACATTACCTATTGTTATGGTTTATGACGTTTTTACTCTTGGTGGAACTTCAGATGTTAACACCGGGATCAGCGACTTATCCTCTGCGGCATCAGCTATATCCCCTAATTCAGATGCCGCGAATACACTGTCTTCAATGGCTACTGTCAATACTTCCAGTAATCCTGAAGTTATGCAGTCAGTGAGCTCCGCCATGGTTAGCAAATCACAGAGTAATAATCCCGTTGCTTCTGGTAGTAATGCGAATTGTGATAATTCCACTCCTGATAGGTTTGCCCGCTGCTGTAACGCATTGAAAGGAAGTATGTTCCCTCCCCATCAAGATTCGGATGGAACTATGGGCTACGGATGTAAATTAGAAGATGGGAGTCGAAGAGGATGCACGTACAGAGGTGGCGCTTTAATTCAGTGCACCGTTGCTGATTAAGTTGAATCGGGATTATAAAGATATATCAGAGTTTCAGGGTTGTTGAGACTGGAATGACTTTTTTGTACCAGAGATAGAATGG
Above is a window of Limnobaculum parvum DNA encoding:
- a CDS encoding IS1595 family transposase; amino-acid sequence: MGAMDTLNLEGFFEKFPTEEAARLYFEHQRWGDNKTCPYCGSHFIYECNNHKPMPYRCKDCRKHFSVRTKSVLAESRLPLRKWLLAIYLLGTSRKGISSVHLAKQLGITQKSAWYLTHRLRQTWLSVADRNDDDDNNNSMLDGDVEVDETFIGGKEKNKHSNKKLRCGRGAAGKMVVIGAKQRNGNVVAKHVLNTNAKTLKSFISDNIAYGATVHTDNFPGYNGLKGYSHYVVNHSGGEYVRDNAHTNSIESFWAVLKRGYKGVYHYMSTKHLQRYVNEFVFRHNTASLGTIDFINTVISRMLGKRLTYKELISG
- a CDS encoding RelA/SpoT domain-containing protein, with translation MGNEQYQSGKIKLIFSKGQVEKSGEILRKSSGDTDWAIEVIRNYRAAHLYPLMIIKNLVWKHARKVTPDATIARRLKRLPTIIHKLQRATLDGNSTNSINLKRMQDIGGCRVIVNNKKELIELNRSLSESRTIHETVRTKDYIESPKQTGYRGIHRIYKCYSKKESHDWKGFFIEVQLRTKLQHLWATTVEVVDLCEKQTIKTNPVATSKGWSEFFFIMSEFLAEEDGFIHLSNIQKAIYKETLNKLDTSLNAYNKLASFNAVFSNKDISIKAFNNGYALLIIDGIKGRVAIELYSKDDEKTAIERYGQEENDPNNNALLVGIDDVKSLKTAYPNYLVDTRKFTERLRKYINSVYWIQNRGPRTQKDLV
- a CDS encoding GNAT family N-acetyltransferase, whose amino-acid sequence is MDANVQSDPELVIIPISDIHRCSTFKTGDAQYQPLKTFLQQDSIDFKNNFIAQTYVVIDDNERTDKNKEPITFPYSIIGYITLTCSEIDIDYDFGECERAKRYTPYPAIKIARLAVDSRYRGQGIGSLLLEYALYLVKDAIMPKVGCRFLITDAKQNAISFYARYDMQLVDTEENKSSEHPIMFIDLYKTAHYSSGENKVSQSEAILAN